From a region of the Sebastes umbrosus isolate fSebUmb1 chromosome 10, fSebUmb1.pri, whole genome shotgun sequence genome:
- the fuom gene encoding fucose mutarotase isoform X2: protein MVVLRGIPSVLSPELLYALAKMGHGDELVLADANFPASSICACGPKEIRADGLGIPQLLEAVLKLLPLDTYVPSPAAVMDLVDSDKQRCLAVPVWDTYTQLLGQAGSQTPLEKVERFAFYDRAKKAYAVVATGETALYGNLILKKGVIPAELLQ from the exons ATGGTCGTGCTGAGAGGAATCCCCTCTGTGTTGTCACCTGAACTGCTGTATGCTCTGGCTAAAATGGGCCACGGGGATGAACTGG TTCTTGCTGATGCAAACTTTCCAGCATCTTCTATTTGTGCTTGTGGTCCAAAAGAGATAAGAGCTGATG GTTTGGGAATCCCACAGCTTCTGGAGGCCGTTTTGAAGCTGTTGCCCCTGGACACCTATGTCCCCTCTCCG GCTGCAGTCATGGATCTGGTAGACAGTGACAAACAGAGATGTTTAGCTGTCCCTGTGTGGGACACTTACACACAGCTCCTGGGTCAGGCTGGATCTCAG ACTCCTCTCGAGAAGGTAGAGAGGTTTGCTTTCTATGACCGAGCCAAGAAAGCCTACGCTGTTGTGGCAACAGG GGAAACGGCTTTGTATGGTAACCTGATACTGAAGAAGGGGGTCATTCCTGCTGAGCTGCTACAGTGA
- the si:ch211-217g15.3 gene encoding uncharacterized protein si:ch211-217g15.3, with translation MFRFSLIVCVSLIFGITAKPYKPGNKDEAYQDTVMSLDDKGKMSWQVEPPEDMDGTDYDIDPSMQIWKSMNSGGPDKRPLKAEEDLDELYHPSMVDLNVQIPNLDAVPAADIQAEPWQEEVNMKYNQEPEEDRDDIDHPGFSEVVSDEPEQDLDEVYHKPREELARYLVPIVAEYEAGAEISVAHSEPEEDEDELYHGDEQYSPVQMEPLNDEVMGASEVRVHLQPEEDMDDLYHKDLLELIPYQDDTKAAAPVYVPSQRKHSEPEEDLDDLYHQ, from the exons ATGTTCAG GTTTTCTCTAATAGTCTGTGTTTCTCTGATATTTGGCATCACTGCAAAGCCATATAAACCCGgg aataaagatGAAGCATACCAGGATACCGTTAT GTCCTTAGATGACAAAGGGAAGATGTCCTGGCAAGTGGAGCCTCCTGAAGACATGGATGGGACTGACTATGACATCGACCCTAGCATGCAGATTTGGAAGAGTATGAACAGCGGTGGACCGGACAAACGGCCCCTGAAGGCCGAAGAAGACTTGGATGAGCTGTACCACCCTTCAATGGTTGATCTCAATGTTCAAATCCCAAACCTGGATGCCGTCCCCGCTGCCGACATCCAAGCAGAGCCCTGGCAGGAAGAAGTCAACATGAAGTACAATCAGGAACCAGAGGAGGATAGAGATGACATCGACCACCCTGGTTTCAGTGAGGTGGTCTCAGACGAGCCTGAGCAGGACTTGGATGAAGTCTACCACAAACCGAGGGAGGAGCTGGCTAGATACCTGGTTCCAATAGTGGCTGAATACGAAGCTGGTGCAGAGATCAGCGTTGCTCACTCTGAAccagaggaggacgaggacgagctGTATCACGGCGACGAGCAGTATTCCCCTGTACAGATGGAGCCGCTGAACGATGAGGTCATGGGTGCAAGTGAGGTCAGAGTTCATCTCCAACCAGAGGAGGACATGGACGACCTGTACCACAAAGATCTACTGGAGCTCATCCCTTACCAAGATGATACTAAAGCTGCCGCTCCTGTTTATGTGCCGTCTCAGAGGAAGCACAGCGAACCAGAGGAAGATCTGGACGATCTCTATCACCAGTGA